The region gttaagtaAAAGATAATAATTTATATGGCAGAGAACTTCACTGGAGCTGATTTTTTGATACTTTAATGTAAGAAAATTATGTTCACCAGCACCAGCTttacatgtgtgagtgtgagcatTTATCTTATGAGTTGAAgacaagtgtatgtgtgtgcatgtgcacggATGTGATTGTTGGTTGAAACCCAGCTGTGATGCTCTTGAGGGCGGCAGTCTCCAGGAGCCTAAGGGATAcagtgcagcagcagcgtgACAAAAGACACTTTAATGATCTCCTGAGGTTTCGAGTCACCAGCTGCTCACCCACCTTTCTGCCACCTGCAGGTTACAAAGGGTCTTTAACCAGTCACTGATGGCTGTGAGCTGACAGCCGAGGGCTTTTCTATTGGGGCCAAAGTTCATGCAAActctatttttcagtttttgagaagcctttttttaacttattgtattccattgcatttttttcagGCACAGTTTCAGCATGGTTAATATTctcagaggaaaaacaaattcagcCAACCTTTCAGAGAGATCGCCTCTGCTGAGATTCTCTCAAGATGACAGGTGAGTAAATCCTCAGCTTTAGATTATAGATCTGATATGGAGCCCCAAAGTGgtcaatattaaataaataaatgagacctcatgaaataaaaaatcatatgaataaatatgtacaatatataaATTAACCAATTAGAATTGAGTCAGAAGTATACAAACTCAACTCATGAATGtgatttcattgttcattttttttattttaaaaattgtccATTTTAGCAAGCAAGCTAAAACAACTGCCACCCAGTTTAGCTATTTAGCTCCCGTTAGCTagagcaacaacaacaccaaaGTAATTCTGAATTAACCAATTagaggctgctgctgtaaataaacacaataaaataagaatgatgacataacatttcataataaCTTGAGTTATAattattttacaatatattggcccatttacacattttacatgctttatttcataatgtcttatttatttatttgatattgaATTGGGGGCTACATTATCtggatgtgtgtatttgtaaaaCTTATTGATCCATATTGTTACTTGTATTTCATTTGGGTTATCTATTGACTGGATCTTTTTTTCCAGAAGAAAGGGGGATTATCTGTTTTGCATTTATGTTAGTCATGAAACAGGATGACATGCTAACATTGCTGTTTAATGAAATGGTTCAACACATAACATGATTGTACAACCCTTCTTACgctgatttgattgacagtacaATGCATGTAATGAAACTGTGATTATAGATTGACTCCATTTTACAGACATATATTTGCTGCTCAGTATTaggaacatttttaattttagagctTACATTCACAGCTGGTGTCCTTCATGCCAATGTAGTGTCTGTTTCTATCACTGAAACTATAGTAGTCAATGCCAGAATGCTGATAGTAGTTATTCTTTTCTAGTATAACCTACATGACCCTACATGACCCCAGCTTCGTTGGAGGGGAAGAGCCCTGGGACAACAGCTCCCTGGACCTGGAGAGGAGGTACCGGCTGGGCAGTGAGGTCACCAGCCTCTCCCTGACTCGCTCCAGCTCTTCAGAGAAGAGCGACCCTCTGGACAACCTCAACCTCAGCTTCAAACTCACCAGTAGTATGAGGTGAGACCCCTCTTCCCTGTCAGATGAGGTCTTGTGTTGGCAGTGGAACATTATGACTGACTggaatattttatatacttttctttcttttgtccttgtgtgtgttcCTCAATACGAAGCCATGTCCACTTGCGATCCCTCGTCAATGAGTTGTGAAAAAACTCTTTTAGTGGtgggaagaggaaaaaaaaataccatatttaacatgaaaaaggaaatattttctttttattatctcCTACAATGATAATCATCTCGGGACCCTTAAGCttcatcttgtgaccccttgTGGGGGTCCTGACCTTTacgttgggaaccactggtatacagtatattactgaGCACTGTTCTTTTTCATAATATGTAAATgatcttttcttgttttttcagaTGCTGCTTCAGAGCCTCCAAAATTGCCACTATGTTTACTATAGTAGTGCTCTGCAGTGTAAGTAGATGAGTCTACCATATTGACAGCGTCCTCTACAATAACTGACACTACTGGTACAATAAGACAAAAGgatactgtaaaaaacaaacaacctgaGAATTAACTTGAGCTTGGGCTCACAAAATCTGCAAATTCCATTTTTTATCAactaattttcattatttgttcaTTCCTATTAAAAGCATAGctcaatattttgggaaataaacttATTTACCTTCTTTCTGACAGTGAAataagattgataccactctcaaatccattaaatatgaagctatagctaggagacggttagcttagcttaacataaagactgtAGAAAGGGGgagacagctagcctggctctgtccaaagttcaaaattaCACCTATCAACACCTTTAAatcacattaataaacactttagATCTAGAAATGGTGGACTTACACACTGAAAGAACAACATATTAGCTCAGTATATCTGTGCACCATCTCCGGCTGGTTTGCTGGCAACCTCACACCACAAGGCTCTGTAAAGTAACTGCACCAAGATATAATACATCAAGAAATATTCTCAGCATGTAAAACCTCCTAAAATGATGAAGCTGATGCAACAGTCAAAACTGgctgaaattaaagaaatataagTTAGCGCTGTCTCATAATATTAGTCAGCACTGtctcatacatacatacatacttttTACCGAACTCTGCCACTATTATCTGTGGTTTAGCAAGCCAACTTCTCTACGTATAACGTGTTAACTGAACATAGGAGACAACAATCCATTTAGAATAAACACCATTAATCTttgtagattaaaaaaacaaacaaacccattAACAAAAGCTTCAGAATAGAATCTGTAGTTTACAGTACACAGAGAGCAGCATATTGCTTATATGTTCTTTTTCCTCAGTGTCTTAATAGATTTGGCATGAACTGTGTGGACTGAGTGAATAATAAGTTTTTGAATGCATTTGGTTTTCAGCTTTTCTTCAGCATGTACCCAGATCGAGACAACCCCTGGAGGATGTTGGCCGTGTCTTCAACAGACAGTTTCTGTATCCTTTCGTACTGcatctttgtcattttcatgAATACTATATCTGTTCCTATCTGCTGTGCTGCTCTCCgttttacaacacacacaaatacattcatCGTTCACATTTTTCTCTTGACGGTCTGTGTCCAACAGCAATGAATCTGACAGATTTCCGGGACAATGCTTTGCTAAAGCTACAGGTGGGAGGGCCTTTCACAGGAGGGATGATTGACCTCACTGACCAGGAATATATCCTGATCCAGGTGGAGCAGACTGAGCAGCCGGGACAACGGAGGGAGGAGGACTCAGCAGGTGAGAGCCTCTATGTCAGACATTTATCATCTTTGTCGTTTCATGGCTTTGAAAAGTCAACTCATTTATCACTGTTGTTTGTGAACAGGTGATTCATAATTGGACCATTCCTCTACACGGTGAACGAAGTGACCAGATACTGTTGACCAAAACTTTTGAGATGCTCAGCAGGTACTCATAACACTGTGTGAAACACTGAGTTGAACAGATTGATTTGAACATGGAACGTAAAGGGCTGAAGGAGCTTTTTTGAATGGGAAAATAATGACTCATACTGTGTGTATAGTATCTACTTTGATGATATAGTGGAGTGCAGTACAGGATGGGTACACAAGATGATAGATTTACAATATCACATCATATAGGCCGTCCGTATGGACAGTTTAACATGTctcagtaggaaaagcacaggtgtaaataatgaatgaatgatggctggattccatttagctgctccAGTATTGTAATTTCTCATGTTATTTTGTCTCTGCTGCTACACttcaacaacagaaacattacattacagatTACTGACAGCACTTTTTAGACTGAGGATCACAAATGTCcaataaaggaaaaacagcCACATTCACTCTTGACACTGTTTCCTTTCCCGCACAGTGATCCCATCGTCATCACGATCCAGGCTTTCCTGCAGGATAATGAGGTGGTGCCATTATCCATGACCCACCAGTCGCTCTACGTCAGTGTGGAGACACAGGTGGCCATCGCTGTGAATCATCCTGGCTGGGGTCTATGTTCTCATTATCTTTGAGGTAAATGGCCATGTGATGCTTACGCTCTTCTTTGGGTGAGTTTGTGTTCAATATCTGTGCAGTACAatgctgtactgtatatttggcacgttgtgttttcatttgtgcaGACATTTCTCTAACAATGAACACAAATTAAAGGTTGTACATACCCATAGTGCATCCTCACAGGTGTTTTTCACTTTGCTTAAATAAACCCTCTCCTCCTGattgtgggcatgtgcaaaactgtgcttgattgacagctccctcatccctttgtttttgttgcaccTGTTAGGGCAGGACAACTGCGCCTTCATTAAGTCCCCCCATAATTACTGTTGCTATGCCTGTTtaagtttcatgttttatgcaGTTTACAGTCATAATGGTGGCAGATCTCTCTTAATTCCCTCCCTCTCAAAATTAATAGtaattttttaacaaatatggGTCCTCAATTTCAAACAGAGTGGACTCTCATTGTTATATCGGAGTAAATACTAGTTTCTGACTAGCGTTCATGTCAAACGACTAAGAAACTcagatttttctgaaagctgCTGATATATCCAACTTGGCGCTTAATACTACATGTCTTTTTCACAGGGGACATTtttacatgtcacagtaggaaaagcaaaattgtaaataattatattaatgatGCATTGATTCCATTTAGCTGAtccagtttcagggtcctggtattgtgctaACACTACTACCTTTGCAGTCATACACCGTCTTGAATTGTGCAATGATATGAATCCCTGCATGTCAAAAACATGGGAATGTTTCCCATTTCTACCATTTATCTCATGATATGACATGAACAAAGCAGCATTACATGGACTGAGCAACATAGCACAGAATACAATTATACTATAAAATATTACACTATAACTACTACTATGCCATATTTCATAATACTATAATACTAGAATACTactaaactttaaaatactgaTCAGTAATTAGTTGATTTTAAATCATCAttccatttatatttttttagtaGTCAGGTTTGCAAGCAAAATCATCAATTTGCTTAAATGCTTATGTTTACATAATGCAATTTCTTAACTAATATTCTGAACTAACATGTAAAAAGTAATTGATTATCAATTAGTTGATAATTATTCTATTTTGATTAATGACTTAttagataataaataatcattaatttccCACGTATTAGCTCTCATTATTTTGATGTGTTGCACACTAGCTTCTCATTTTACAGACTTGTTGAGATTTGTGTTCCCTGGACATACATGTgtaatttttattaatttccaGACAGTGTTTGCTTTTAATTGGACAGGCTAATCTCCTTGAAAGCGACAAGGTGTGAACTCACTAAGCTGTACCGGCAGGGGCAATACTATGATGTGAAAGTCAACAGCGGGCTGTGAGAGATGACAGTACAGTTACGCTcagcacacacactcctgtGTCATTTCTGTAACTGACAGGTCTGCTTGCAGAGGCTGTAATTGAAAGTGCGAAGAATGCCTCTAAAGTAGAAGAGCATACACACATACGTGGCTATTCAGACATCAGCAAGATGTCATCTGACTAGCTCTAGCTCTATCAGGCCTCCATTTGAGAACGTCTCACTCCTCTGTAGAGAAGATTTATTTTCCTCCATTAGACCTTAGTCTGATAAGAACCTGACACAATCCTCTTAATGACTGAGCACAtacattttctctcacatttaggatattgtgattttctgtatgATAAGTTCAAATAAAGGGATATGGTAATTGGACAccaattttcttatttttaatgggcatttcagtgaaatgtttttacagaGGTCTAAAGAATCCTTTTGTTGTCTTTAACGAAGGCGGAGGCAGAAAACACGGATGCTTTTGTTCTTTATCAGAGCATAATGTATTCAGACAAAAATAACTTTCTGAAAGTCTGTAGATGGACTTATTACTCATCATGAGTGACGACACCCAGTTTAGTGCTGAGTAGTTCAGCAAGTTCAATATGCATTAAAGGCAGGTGACTGTGTTCTCATCAAAATATCTCTTttataaatgacaatatttttttctgccacAATAGATATAATTAGATATTTTTCTTTCCTCAACACTTCCTTATTAACCCTGTCTTGATTTTGACTTCAACTCATCAGTCCTTGTAGTTTGATTGTTTCACTACTACTCTATGCATGCATTAACCTCCAGTTCTCTTACCTTAATGTTGTCTGTTGACTACATGATGGCTTCTTATTTTGGACTGGTGCTGTAAGTTATTTTATCATGGTGTCAGGCATTAATTATTTGTGATGAACAGGTTTTTGTTTGGCCATGAATACTTTTCTTTGATCTAAATGAAAAGGTTTGAGGACAAACCAGTATTTATTCCTAAAACTCAAGGGTTAACATCAGGAACAACCTCAGCATCTGCCAATATACATGAAGTGACCTGCTTTTCTGCAATTCATTGTGAGGGCATAAATGTCAGAGGAGCAGCTCTGCTTTCTGATAACATGTTCATGCTTATCACAGGCCTCAATTTTTAATAATGGGATGCATCATACATGAGTGTGGGGAGGGAACCTAGTGGAGGAGAGCGACTCTTAACAGCACCAACGATTGGACTGTAATATCTCACAGAAATTTTGCATTTCTTGATATTTCACATAGAGTTAAATGACAGAGTATCACAGGCTTGATGGAGCATGAGTCTCAACAAGATTTTCTTTCCCGTTATTGCAACTGTTGACATGATTTGAGAATAATTTGTTTATATCAGTACATCTCTTTAAATTACGTCTGTGTATAAGGTGTAAAGGTGTGTGAGGTAAAAAGAGAATTGAACTGGTCCTAAAGCTAACCCCTGGGGAACCCCAAAGGGCATCTCTGAGCACTGAGGGCTAGAGTTTTAGATCCCAATGAGTCCTGACTTGAGAGTAAAACACCAACTGATTCAAAGCTGTAACATTATCTACATTGTTAAAAGCCTCATGGAggcccaaaacaaacaaaaggtcTAGGCCAGGACAAGAACCGAGAAGCCAATGAGTCCTACTGTAGCTACTATTCTTTTGTGACCTTTGTCTGATCAGGGCATTCACATTCAGTCTGCTGGAACAATGTTGACTGCAGCTTCCTCTCAAACCGCATTAAAAACCACGACACAGCAGCCTTCAACCAAATCTCTTCTTGAGGCTGTAGGGTGGATGTAAATGGAGAATATTTGACTCAATGTGGCTTTTACGCCTGTTTGAAAATGATTGTTCAGTTAGTGTGAAGAGTGTATTTTGATGTATGTGTGcgagtgtgagagagtgaataaGATTGCTTGTACCTATATTTATACTGTGTTATAATATTTAGATACTGTAGCTTGCCTCAGTTCAGAggcattacattttatttttcttgtttctctgAATTTTCAGATCGTGCATCGCACTTTGGCGGCCATGCTGGGATCTTTGGCAGCATTAGCTGCTCTGGCTATCATTGGTGATGTAAGTCTCATTCACTCTTATATTTTAGTGAGTTgtaaattaatgattaatgcCTGGAGCAACTTAGCTCAGCTAAACACtgcatttttgttaaaatataagTTGGCAATCTTCCAGCAATTTTAAGGAACAGCAGCTTGAAATTAGCTGCTAGTTTCTTAGCTACCTTGGCCTGATTGGTAGTGAGTGGTATGAGCCAaataacattatattaaactgtaaaaatatccATCCATATGCTTACTACATCCAATACAACTTTTTCAGTGAAGAGTAGTGAATGATAAATCATGTTAAATGATACCTTCTTCCTGGTAGAGTTTCCCAAGGGATTCAAAATGGCTACAATTTCAATCAGGCCAGTTAGACTTCCTCTTTGTCAACAGAGAAATTTATAGTTTGTGGTGTTTGTTATGTCCTCCTGTGCTAACATACTTGCCAGAAGCTCCTTTTCCCATTTATCAGGCCAAGTTTTAAAGtcagaaacacagaataaaGAAGTTGTTAGTTCTTTATCTTGGAAAAAGTTACAACAAAATATTCTGGAAAAGAAAGGCCAGTAACAAATGCAAAAAGATCCTTTATTAACTGCAGATTTTTTTAGTATTTACGCAAATAGTCATTCCGCTAAAATACAACAACTTAGAAACTATGtatcaaaatgtttgttaaGTCCCCACttttgcaggaaaagcacaggtgtaatttgGCTGCCTTTTAGATGTTCGAGTTTGAAGGTCCATGTAGCTGGTCTGTGCATGTTGGCTCACTATAGTGGAGCAGAACCACTGTTAGCTGCTGAAAGTTTAGTACTgtactgaaaataaaagttttcCAGATCTCAACTATCCTCTGTACTGTTGCTGGTGGAAGGCATTAATGTGTAATCAACTCTGTTCTTCACAGATCCGATTGTTAATAAACCCCTGTCAAAtctaattattttgtttgtttttcccatAGAGACCCAGTCTGGTTACTGTGGTTGAGTGGATCGACTATGAGACACTGGCTCTTCTGTTTGGCATGGTGCGACTCTTAAGTCTAAGATGTTCTCCTATGTTGCTTTGCTCAGCACATCTCATTTAAGACAGTCTAGTTTGTCTGTACTAACAACTCAACTCAATAATTAGGTCTTCATTTAGTATTCCTGGaaatttttaaatgttcccAACTACTGGCAGCATCTGTTTCTGTGGAGGTAAAATGTTGTCCCCATGGAAACAAACATGTCCAGTTCAGTATAAAATTGAAAAGTAAGTCTGCAAAGCTGCTATGAAGCCTAAAATCAGACCGGACAAGCTTATAACAAAATCTCTAATTTTATTTAAACCGTTTTTTTCCAGGCAAATTTGAACTTTACAGTAGATCACATTTATAACAAAATATTCAGCTCTCATTATTCAGGTAATTCTAAAAGATTGATGCATGACCACAGATGGTATATTCCTTTGGACAACTTCCACTTTCAACAGCTGCCACTGAAAATGTCGTCTAACTCTGTCTAACTCACAGCAAAGGGAGCTtctgaaaatattcaaaaccTAAAGGCAATACATCCTAATATACATTGCATCAATATACATGTAAGCatcatattataatatatacaaaGCAATGATATTGAACTGTTTATATATGATATACATTTCTGTGTCATATTGCTTTTTGCAATGATTAATGAAGTTTGGAGATGGTTTCAAACAGTTTTTTGCACATACATTAATTTAGCTATTATATTGTTATGAGTATGATAATAAAGTATCAGTGAAAAGAATATCCTAGAATCTTGAAAGTTGGGCACATTGAAAATATCGTACTGATCACCGTCTCTTATAGCACAATCTTGTTTTCGTGGTGACTGTTTTTGAAATATAAGTGTGACATAGAGTATATATGTACAGTTgcataatggatttttttttcaacaaatgtGTCCTGTTTCTTACAGATGGTACTGGTGGCCATTTTTTCAGAAACTGGCTTCTTTGATTATTGTGCTGTGAAGGTGAGTTTggctgaataataataataatgatgggTTCCAGCACTAATATGGCCAAAAAATAGCCATATTAAAAAACTACAGCACTATAATTGACTGACAAGAgtgacatttgttttgttttgtgcgAAAGTTCAGAAACAAGCTCAATTTGTTCAGTATTTCTTAttatgagaagaagaaaacatgttttttagtGCAGGTGTACTCAATACAAGCTGACATTACTTTtgataaaatactttatttcTTACTTatagatgtactgtatgttcttgCAGAACAGTAAAGTTCATTTAACCATAGATATACATCTACTCTACAAATGATAAAGGCAAATGAGTCTATTACTCTACAGTAGAAGATAAGACCGTCATCTTCCCTATACAAGGTCAAGGTTTCCTACCATCATAAAAACAGCTCAGGTATAATCCTGAATGTTCTATGTAGAGATACTCTTTACCTTTGTCCTTCAGGTACAGTGGCACTCAGACCTGGAGAACAGAGGCGTCATACAGGCTCATGAATTTTAAGTGTGAGTTGCACAAGGGCAGCCACTCCAAATTGAAATACCTTCTCAAAGAACAGCTTAGCAGCTCTGACACACTGTGCCATGACATACAAAGGGTGGCCATGCTGAGCCACTCCCCTGGGCTTAACACTGGTATTAGCATTAAAGATTTCAGGCTTTAGGAAGATAGTGTTTGTGAGTGAATCTGTGTGTAATTCTATCTTGAATAGAGTCCAACTACCTCTAGCACTACAATACTAattattttatgttcatttgtttgtcaTGTAATTTTATGTACAGTTACATTTTTTGAACTCATGATACAGTAgctaaacatatttttttaggTATACAGTAGGATTAAATGTGTAGGGAAGTAAATGACTTGTTTGGCTGAGTAAAAATAGTCACATTGAAAACCTGAAGAGTGTTTTGGGTCAGAAGCAGGATTTAAAATCACCAGCTGGGTTctggatttattttgtttttttcttccacaaaAAGCACTGGCTCATAAAAGATGACATATACCACATCATTAATGGCCATCCTACTCAGTGGCTGTATTCCCTATGAAATAATTCTCTTGGTTTAAATCTAAATTACTTTCAAGTAttcatttataatattttactcAGCTTTGAAAGCTTGAAACACATCTCAGACGTGTCAGACAGACGTCCTCAGCAACACCACTCAACGATTCCTCAGATTTTAAATCCTTCCTGCATTCGAGCTTGAGGTGAATCAAGATATCAATTTCCTAGTTGCCATTAACATCAACTCATCATGGTATTACTCTACTTCTCTCTGCAGGCTTACCAACTATCCAGAGGAAGAGTGTGGCCGATGATCATCATCCTCTGTCTCATTGCAGCtattctctctgcttttctggACAATGTGACCACTATGATGCTTTTCACCCCTGTCACCATAAGGTACAGCCATTTAAaaatatccatccatccattaccTACTGTAGCCACTTCAGAAGCTCCAGTTCACCAAGCTGCATGTCTCTGGACCCCACAGTTAAATGTGTCACAGAAACAATGTTAAGTTTCTTCCACCACTTTTGTTGTGACCAGCTACAATTATAGTTTTGCATTTATAACTGGACATCCTGTTGCTatgtaatattataataatcaGAAAATCAATATTCAAGGTCTGGCTCAGCCTTTAAATCTTAGATATGTCTTCaggaaaaataattatattcaGAAATAGAGTTGCTGTGTAGTATTATAGtttaaaacaattacattttcaGTAATCAAGCTAATGTTATATCATTGTTTTGCTTCTATagaatttacagaaaaattCCTGTacttatttgaatatttattctCCCTGCTGAAAGCTTGTAGTTTATCTCTTATAGAGTAAATATCTTGGAATTTTAAAATTCTAATCATTAACATAATTAGAGGGATTTATCATCAGATACAGTTAATTTAAATAGTTTGAAGGAGAAATGATCATCTTTTAACATGACAAGTTTACTTAAATTTTTCCTCAAAGTTCTTGTATCAAACAAGCCATTGATATAATGTAACTGCATatgattttcaaaaaaaaatagttgcatCAATCTAGAGATCGACACCTCCTCTCTGAAAAAAGCGGAGAAATACACATTACATccctaaaaacacacattacatcCCTAAAAACAGATCTACTACAGAGAAGCTACAATTTACTGTAGTGTTACAAATCAACTGCGTGTGTGCCACCcacctctgtctctccctctttgttAGCATCTCTATTTTCTGCCCCTGAACTGAGTCTGTACAGTGAATCATTATTAAGTTCTCAGAATCACTCTTGCTTGCAGAAGGTCAGAAGATATTTGACTTAAATTAGACACCCAATGCACACAGCACAGATCTGGGCAAAATTGTGCCCTAATTTGTTAGCAGACAGCAGGGTTGATATCCTGCACGACCTCaatgttaaaggaccagtgctTTTTTATGTTCAAATATCCTTTTTTATTCCTATGTTTATTTCTCCCACCCGCTGCAATCTAATCGGGGCTAAAGGGCTTTTCTGTCTATCTGATTTTGCAGGTTGTGTGAGGTGCTTAATCTAGACCCCAGACATGTCCTGATTGCAGAAGTAATCTTCACCAACATTGGAGGGGCTGCCACAGCTGTCGGAGATCCACCCAATGTGATTATAGTATCAAATCAGGACCTGCGCAAAGAAGTAGGCACTTTCACAGCTCTCTGCCTAACTTGCACTAATATAACAGATCGACTCTGTGTAATCTGACACATGAACCAG is a window of Thunnus thynnus chromosome 8, fThuThy2.1, whole genome shotgun sequence DNA encoding:
- the oca2 gene encoding LOW QUALITY PROTEIN: P protein (The sequence of the model RefSeq protein was modified relative to this genomic sequence to represent the inferred CDS: deleted 2 bases in 2 codons) — protein: MYLENKSNLEIEMSQASAQGHQGRNSLRSPEAVAGNFGELRLLQGISERRETQKLQQSAVLPSGQCVIHTEGFVPVRQEDGHSFSMVNILRGKTNSANLSERSPLLRFSQDDSITYMTLHDPSFVGGEEPWDNSSLDLERRYRLGSEVTSLSLTRSSSSEKSDPLDNLNLSFKLTSSMRCCFRASKIATMFTIVVLCSLFFSMYPDRDNPWRMLAVSSTDSFSMNLTDFRDNALLKLQVGGPFTGGMIDLTDQEYILIQVEQTEQPGQRRRRTQQVIHNWTIPLHGERSDQILLTKTFEMLSSDPIVITIQAFLQDNEVVPLSMTHQSLYVSVETQVAIAVIILAGVYVLIIFEIVHRTLAAMLGSLAALAALAIIGDRPSLVTVVEWIDYETLALLFGMMVLVAIFSETGFFDYCAVKAYQLSRGRVWPMIIILCLIAAILSAFLDNVTTMMLFTPVTIRLCEVLNLDPRHVLIAEVIFTNIGGAATAVGDPPNVIIVSNQDLRKEGIDFASFTGYMFLGICLVLFTSFPFLRMLYWNKKLYNKESIEIVELKHEILVWRQTAQRINPASREETAVKCLLMQKVLNLESLLRKLMKTFQRQISQEDKNWEQNIQELQKKHRITDKVLLVKCVSVLGVVIFMFFLNSFVPSIHLDLGWIAILGALWLLVLADIQDFEIILHRVEWATLLFFAALFVLMEALAQLQLIDYIGEQTALLIKAVPEDQRLAIAIILVMWVSALASSLIDNIPFTATMIPVLINLSQDADVNLPVKPLIFALAMGACLGGNGTLIGASANVVCAGIAEQHGYGFSFMEFFRLGFPMMIMTCMIGMCYLLATHIGLGWNM